From the Streptococcus sanguinis genome, the window CTATAGTAGTATGCACAGCTTCTCAAACTACGGCCATGTAGCCACCACAGCCAGCAATTTCTCTGTCTCATCTGGCGGAAGTTCAGGTGGTGGATTCTCCGGCGGCGGAGGCGGTGGAGGCGGTGGAGCTTTCTGATAGACAAGCCCCCGCCTATCCGGAAAAGTCTTAGTACTGGCTTTTCCTGGCCTTGAAATTGTGATATAATAAGGCTTAATACTCTTTGGGAATTTAAATGTGACTTTCCTTGAGTAAACCCTTGTTTCAGGAGTATTCTATGTTTATCATTGAAATTTTTATCTCTATTATTTACGGTATCATCGAAGGAATCACAGAATGGCTGCCGATTTCCAGTACAGGGCACCTGATTTTAATTCAAGACTTTATCCAGTTTAAGAATCAAAGTCCAGCCTTTATGGAAATGTTTAATGTTGTTATCCAGCTGGGAGCCATTTTGGCGGTTGTCGTCATCTATTTTGACAAGCTCAACCCTTTTAAATCAGGCAAGTCAGCACGTCAGGTTCAAAAGACCTGGCAGCTTTGGGCCAAGGTCGTCGTGGCAGCCTTGCCGGCTGCTGTTATCGGCTTATTCTTGGATGATTGGTTTGAAGCGCATTTTTATAATCTGGTCTCTGTGTCAGTGATGCTGATTGTCTATGGGGCGGCTTTTATCTATCTGGAAAGGCGTGAGCATGAGGAGCCTGCTGTGACAGATTTAGCTTCTCTTCCTTACAAGACTGCCTTGCAAATTGGTCTCTTTCAGATTCTAGCTCTCTTTCCTGGGACTAGCCGTT encodes:
- a CDS encoding undecaprenyl-diphosphate phosphatase translates to MFIIEIFISIIYGIIEGITEWLPISSTGHLILIQDFIQFKNQSPAFMEMFNVVIQLGAILAVVVIYFDKLNPFKSGKSARQVQKTWQLWAKVVVAALPAAVIGLFLDDWFEAHFYNLVSVSVMLIVYGAAFIYLERREHEEPAVTDLASLPYKTALQIGLFQILALFPGTSRSGATIVGGLLNGVSRSVVTEFTFYLGIPIMFGASGWKILKFIKNGNGLGFGQIFLLLVAMGVAFGVSLVVIRFLTDYVKKHDFTIFGKYRIGLGGVLLVYAAIKALMG